Proteins from one Flavobacterium sp. N2038 genomic window:
- the mutS gene encoding DNA mismatch repair protein MutS has translation MAAKEKVVKETPLMKQYNEIKSKYPDACLLFRVGDFYETFGEDAIRASKILGITLTKRGAGSETETALAGFPHHSVNTYLPKLVKAGLRVAICDQLEDPKMTKTIVKRGVTELVTPGVSLNDEVLQSKSNNFLASVYFANKNIGVSFLDVSTGEFLTAQGNAEYIDKLLQNFNPSEVLVPKNNKNDFKEAFGEDFHSFYLEDWIYKEDYALEILTKHFQTTSLKGFGVEELKEGIIASGAILYYLSETQHNRVQHITAIQRIAEDAYVWMDRFTIRNLELYHSYNPNAVTLLDVIDKTLSPMGGRLLKRWLALPLKDSNKVKSRHEVVAYLKSNSEILHNIQYQIKQISDLERLISKIAAGKVSPREIVYLKESLDAIIPIKTLALESPQEAVKVIGDSLHACDLLREKIKTTLNQDAPVAIAKGNAIAKGINEELDELRAISTSGKEYLEGIEKRESERTGISSLKISFNNVFGYYIEVRNTHKDKVPAEWIRKQTLVNAERYITEELKEYETKILGAEERIYKIETDLFEQLVAWIATYIKPVQMNANLVAQLDCLCSFTQLAIENKYVRPEIDETFELDIKNGRHPVIEKQLPVGTPYIANDVFLDRETQQIIMITGPNMSGKSAILRQTALIVLLAQMGSFVPADSVRMGIVDKIFTRVGASDNISMGESTFMVEMNETASILNNISDRSLVLLDEIGRGTSTYDGISIAWAIAEFLHEHPGRAKTLFATHYHELNEMTESLPRIQNYNVAVKELKDTVLFVRKLVKGGSAHSFGIHVAKMAGMPQLVISKAQKLLKKLEKNHSSDALNGIKAASDEMQMSFFNLDDPLLEEIKEEILSLDINAITPVEALMKLNEIKRMLVKK, from the coding sequence TTGGCAGCTAAAGAAAAAGTGGTGAAAGAGACACCTTTAATGAAACAGTACAACGAAATCAAGAGTAAATATCCTGATGCATGTCTGCTTTTCAGAGTAGGAGATTTTTATGAAACCTTTGGAGAAGACGCCATTAGAGCTTCTAAAATTCTTGGTATTACATTAACCAAAAGAGGTGCAGGATCCGAAACTGAAACTGCTTTGGCCGGTTTTCCGCATCACTCCGTTAATACTTATTTGCCAAAATTAGTAAAAGCAGGACTTCGTGTTGCAATCTGCGACCAGCTTGAAGATCCTAAAATGACTAAAACAATCGTTAAAAGAGGAGTGACTGAGCTTGTAACTCCGGGAGTTTCTCTAAATGATGAGGTTTTGCAGTCTAAATCGAATAACTTTTTAGCATCTGTTTACTTTGCTAATAAAAATATTGGAGTGTCCTTCTTGGATGTTTCAACAGGGGAATTTTTGACAGCACAAGGAAATGCAGAATATATAGATAAACTTTTGCAGAATTTTAATCCAAGTGAAGTTCTGGTTCCTAAGAATAATAAAAATGATTTTAAAGAGGCTTTTGGAGAAGACTTTCATAGTTTTTATCTGGAAGACTGGATTTACAAAGAAGATTATGCTTTAGAAATCCTTACTAAACATTTTCAAACCACTTCATTAAAAGGTTTTGGTGTCGAAGAGTTAAAAGAGGGTATTATTGCGTCGGGTGCAATTTTATATTATCTGTCAGAGACACAGCATAATCGCGTGCAGCATATTACGGCAATTCAGCGTATAGCAGAAGATGCTTATGTTTGGATGGATCGTTTTACGATTAGAAACTTAGAGTTGTATCATAGCTATAATCCAAATGCAGTTACGCTTCTGGATGTTATTGATAAAACGCTTTCTCCAATGGGTGGGCGTTTATTAAAACGTTGGTTGGCATTACCACTAAAAGACAGTAATAAAGTAAAAAGCCGACACGAAGTTGTGGCTTACTTAAAATCTAACTCCGAAATTCTGCATAATATTCAATATCAAATTAAGCAAATTTCAGATTTAGAGCGTTTGATTTCTAAGATAGCGGCAGGAAAAGTATCGCCACGTGAGATTGTTTACTTAAAAGAATCTTTAGATGCTATAATTCCAATTAAAACCTTAGCACTTGAGAGTCCTCAGGAAGCTGTTAAAGTTATTGGTGATAGTTTGCACGCGTGCGATTTATTAAGGGAAAAAATCAAAACAACATTAAATCAAGATGCTCCGGTTGCAATTGCAAAAGGAAATGCAATTGCAAAAGGAATTAATGAAGAATTAGACGAACTGCGCGCAATATCAACTTCCGGAAAAGAATATTTAGAAGGAATTGAAAAAAGAGAATCAGAGCGAACAGGGATTTCTTCGTTAAAAATTTCTTTTAATAATGTTTTCGGGTATTATATAGAAGTTAGAAATACACATAAAGATAAAGTTCCGGCAGAATGGATTCGAAAGCAAACGTTAGTAAATGCAGAGCGATATATTACTGAGGAATTAAAAGAATACGAAACTAAAATTTTAGGCGCAGAAGAGCGAATTTATAAAATTGAAACTGACCTTTTTGAGCAGTTGGTAGCCTGGATTGCAACTTATATCAAGCCAGTTCAGATGAATGCAAATCTTGTTGCGCAATTAGATTGTTTGTGTTCATTTACACAACTGGCCATTGAGAATAAATATGTGCGTCCTGAAATTGACGAAACATTTGAATTGGATATTAAAAATGGAAGACATCCGGTAATTGAAAAGCAATTACCAGTCGGAACACCTTATATTGCTAATGATGTTTTTCTGGATAGAGAGACTCAGCAGATTATTATGATTACCGGACCAAACATGTCGGGTAAGTCGGCTATTTTAAGACAAACTGCTTTGATTGTTCTTCTGGCGCAAATGGGAAGTTTTGTTCCTGCTGATAGTGTTAGAATGGGAATTGTAGATAAGATCTTTACCAGAGTAGGTGCTTCGGATAATATTTCGATGGGAGAGTCCACTTTTATGGTTGAAATGAATGAGACGGCTTCTATTTTGAATAATATTTCAGACAGAAGTTTAGTGTTGTTGGATGAAATTGGAAGAGGAACCAGTACTTATGATGGAATTTCTATTGCCTGGGCTATCGCTGAATTTTTACACGAACATCCGGGAAGAGCGAAAACCTTGTTTGCGACGCATTATCATGAATTAAATGAAATGACCGAATCATTGCCTAGAATTCAGAACTACAATGTTGCTGTAAAGGAATTAAAAGATACAGTTTTGTTTGTTAGAAAGCTGGTAAAGGGAGGAAGTGCGCATAGTTTTGGAATTCATGTGGCTAAAATGGCCGGAATGCCACAGCTTGTTATTTCGAAAGCACAGAAGCTTTTAAAGAAATTAGAAAAAAATCATTCAAGTGATGCATTAAATGGAATTAAAGCGGCAAGCGATGAAATGCAAATGAGTTTCTTTAATCTGGATGATCCTTTGCTCGAAGAAATAAAAGAGGAAATTTTAAGTCTGGATATTAATGCAATTACACCGGTCGAAGCACTAATGAAACTGAATGAGATTAAAAGGATGCTGGTGAAGAAATAA
- the sppA gene encoding signal peptide peptidase SppA, whose protein sequence is MKFLGNVIATVIGIFVFIMMFFFGVILLGAIFGGEESVSVKKDSVIELNLKEIKNDYAGKYKDPWVTIFSEQKGIGLTDIINAIEAAKTDDNIKGISILNDESSLGLAQYKDLRNALESFKKSGKFVWAYANTYSQKEYYLNSVANTVYLNPAGDLDFKGLSSEVMFFKDFQDKSGIHMEVIRHGKYKSAVEPFLENKMSDANREQVTALLNSIWATVSADISKSRNIPLPKLNEIANGLLARTPEMAKANGLIDIIAYEDVYHDAIKKALKVTGDDEYNKISISDYTQNNITTALTNTADDQIAIIYAQGEIESGEGDVTVIGEGSMRRALKEARKDEDVKAIVLRIDSPGGSALTSDLIWREIEITKKVKPVVVSMGNYAASGGYYIACNANKIFAENNTITGSIGVFGILPNFSPLANKLGINTEQVKTHENAANYSPFVPVDEKFKAFTLEGVEHIYNTFVTHVAQGRKMTFAQVDAIAQGRVWSGSEAVKIGLVDKIGGLNDAIAEAAKIAKIKTYSTQNYPEYEKTVGDLLSKMPFAQSKEAFIKEEIGDENYMLIEQVKKLQKQKGVQAMMPFEINIK, encoded by the coding sequence ATGAAGTTTTTAGGAAATGTAATTGCCACAGTGATTGGTATTTTTGTATTTATAATGATGTTTTTCTTTGGAGTAATTCTTTTAGGAGCCATTTTTGGAGGTGAAGAAAGTGTATCAGTCAAAAAAGATTCTGTTATTGAACTAAATCTGAAAGAAATCAAAAATGACTATGCCGGTAAATATAAAGATCCATGGGTTACCATTTTTTCTGAACAAAAAGGAATTGGATTAACAGATATAATCAATGCAATTGAAGCGGCAAAAACAGATGATAACATCAAAGGAATTTCTATTTTAAATGATGAATCTTCTTTAGGACTTGCTCAATATAAAGATTTAAGAAATGCACTTGAAAGCTTTAAAAAATCAGGGAAATTTGTTTGGGCATATGCCAATACTTATTCTCAAAAAGAATATTATCTAAATTCTGTAGCCAATACTGTTTATTTAAATCCTGCGGGCGATTTAGACTTTAAAGGACTTTCTTCTGAAGTAATGTTCTTTAAAGATTTCCAGGACAAATCCGGTATCCATATGGAAGTGATTCGTCACGGAAAATACAAAAGTGCCGTTGAGCCCTTTTTAGAAAACAAAATGAGTGATGCCAACAGAGAGCAAGTTACAGCATTACTAAACTCAATCTGGGCGACAGTTTCTGCCGATATTTCTAAAAGCAGAAATATTCCGCTTCCAAAACTTAATGAAATTGCAAACGGCTTATTGGCCAGAACTCCGGAAATGGCGAAAGCTAACGGTTTAATTGATATAATTGCCTACGAAGATGTATATCACGATGCTATTAAAAAAGCATTGAAAGTAACCGGAGATGATGAATATAATAAAATTTCAATTTCAGATTATACTCAAAACAATATCACTACAGCCTTAACGAATACGGCTGATGATCAAATAGCCATTATTTACGCTCAGGGCGAAATAGAAAGCGGTGAAGGAGATGTTACTGTTATTGGTGAAGGCTCTATGCGACGTGCACTTAAAGAAGCCAGAAAAGATGAAGATGTAAAAGCAATTGTATTAAGAATTGACAGTCCGGGTGGAAGTGCTTTAACTTCTGATTTAATCTGGAGAGAAATTGAAATAACAAAAAAAGTAAAACCTGTAGTTGTTTCTATGGGTAATTATGCTGCTTCCGGAGGTTATTATATTGCTTGTAATGCCAACAAAATTTTCGCCGAAAATAATACCATTACAGGTTCTATTGGCGTTTTCGGAATATTGCCAAATTTTAGTCCGTTGGCTAATAAATTAGGGATTAATACAGAGCAGGTAAAAACACATGAAAACGCTGCAAATTACAGTCCATTTGTGCCTGTTGATGAAAAATTCAAAGCTTTTACTTTAGAAGGTGTTGAGCACATTTACAACACTTTTGTAACTCATGTTGCTCAAGGCAGAAAAATGACATTTGCTCAAGTTGATGCCATTGCACAAGGAAGAGTATGGTCTGGTTCTGAAGCTGTAAAAATTGGTCTGGTGGATAAAATTGGCGGATTAAATGATGCTATAGCTGAAGCTGCCAAAATCGCTAAAATAAAAACATACAGTACTCAAAATTATCCTGAGTATGAGAAAACAGTTGGAGATCTTTTATCAAAAATGCCTTTTGCACAATCTAAAGAAGCGTTTATAAAAGAAGAAATCGGAGACGAAAACTATATGCTTATTGAGCAGGTTAAAAAACTTCAAAAGCAAAAAGGAGTTCAGGCCATGATGCCATTTGAAATCAACATTAAGTAA
- a CDS encoding RNA methyltransferase has protein sequence MRKLENSELDRKSIEDFKKSDKTPLILVLDDIRSLHNIGSVFRTADAFLIEKIILCGITATPPNKEIHKTALGATETVAWEHHENVLEVIENLKKDNVLTMAIEQVESAVFLQDFKVEKNQKYALVFGNEVFGVAQEAVAICDGCIEIPQLGTKHSLNIAVSAGIVVWDLFQKLNWPNSI, from the coding sequence ATGAGAAAACTTGAAAACAGCGAGCTGGATCGCAAATCAATTGAAGATTTTAAAAAATCAGATAAAACACCTTTAATATTAGTATTGGACGATATTCGCAGTCTGCATAATATTGGATCTGTTTTTAGAACTGCTGATGCTTTCCTGATTGAAAAAATTATTTTATGCGGTATTACAGCTACTCCTCCTAATAAAGAAATACACAAAACTGCTCTTGGTGCAACTGAAACTGTAGCCTGGGAACATCATGAAAATGTACTGGAAGTCATTGAAAATCTTAAGAAAGACAATGTACTAACAATGGCAATTGAACAGGTTGAAAGCGCTGTTTTTCTTCAGGATTTCAAAGTAGAGAAAAATCAAAAATATGCATTAGTTTTTGGAAATGAAGTTTTTGGTGTAGCTCAGGAAGCCGTTGCAATATGTGATGGCTGCATCGAAATTCCACAACTGGGAACTAAACATTCGCTTAATATTGCTGTAAGTGCCGGAATTGTAGTTTGGGATTTGTTTCAAAAATTAAATTGGCCAAATTCTATTTAA
- a CDS encoding DegT/DnrJ/EryC1/StrS family aminotransferase, with product MKKIQMVDLKSQYEKIKSTVDASIQEVLDTNTYINGPLVHQFQKNLEDYLGAKHVIPCANGTDALQIAMMGLDLKPGDEVITADFTFAATVEVIALLQLTPVLVDVDMVNMNIDIEAIKKAITPKTKAIVPVHLFGRAANMDAIMEIAAEHNLYVIEDNAQAIGADYISKSGEKTKVGVIGHVAATSFFPSKNLGCYGDGGAIFTNDDKLAHIIRGIVNHGMYERYHHDVVGVNSRLDSIQAGVLNAKLPLLDEYNKARRLAATKYNAAFAGNKHIITPDFDANENDHVFHQYVLRIIDADRNALMQHLLDKAIPCAIYYPIPLHSQKAYVDTRYKEEQFPVTNQLVQEVIALPMHTELDDEQIKFITDSVLEFLNK from the coding sequence ATGAAAAAAATTCAAATGGTTGACTTAAAAAGTCAATATGAAAAAATAAAATCTACTGTTGATGCTTCAATTCAGGAAGTTTTAGACACAAATACTTATATCAATGGGCCGTTGGTTCATCAATTTCAAAAAAATCTGGAAGATTATTTAGGTGCAAAACATGTAATTCCGTGTGCAAATGGTACAGATGCTTTGCAAATTGCAATGATGGGATTAGATTTAAAACCTGGAGATGAAGTTATAACTGCCGATTTTACTTTTGCAGCAACTGTTGAGGTTATTGCATTGTTGCAATTGACTCCTGTTTTGGTTGATGTTGATATGGTAAATATGAATATTGATATTGAGGCAATTAAAAAAGCAATTACACCAAAAACAAAAGCAATTGTTCCGGTACATCTATTTGGACGCGCAGCCAATATGGATGCGATTATGGAAATTGCAGCAGAACATAATTTATATGTAATTGAAGATAATGCACAGGCTATTGGAGCTGATTATATCTCAAAATCTGGAGAAAAAACTAAAGTTGGAGTAATCGGACACGTAGCAGCAACTTCATTCTTTCCGTCTAAAAACTTAGGTTGCTATGGAGACGGCGGTGCAATTTTTACAAACGATGATAAACTGGCTCATATAATAAGAGGAATTGTAAATCACGGAATGTACGAGCGCTACCACCACGATGTTGTAGGGGTGAATTCTCGTTTAGATAGTATTCAGGCAGGAGTTTTAAATGCAAAACTACCTTTATTAGATGAATACAACAAAGCACGTCGTTTAGCAGCAACGAAATACAATGCAGCTTTTGCGGGTAACAAGCATATAATTACACCAGATTTTGATGCAAACGAAAACGATCACGTTTTTCATCAATATGTTTTAAGAATTATTGATGCAGATCGTAATGCTTTAATGCAGCATTTATTAGATAAAGCAATTCCATGTGCGATTTATTATCCAATTCCGTTGCATTCTCAAAAAGCTTACGTTGATACTCGTTATAAAGAAGAACAGTTTCCGGTTACAAATCAATTAGTTCAGGAAGTTATTGCTTTACCAATGCATACAGAGCTTGACGATGAGCAAATTAAGTTTATCACAGATTCAGTTTTAGAATTTCTAAATAAGTAA
- a CDS encoding 3-deoxy-D-manno-octulosonic acid transferase has product MLFLYNLVISIAGFFLKIVALFSPKIKLFVEGRKNVFNILEEKIKPSDKTIWFHSASLGEYEQGLPVIEKIKEKYPSHKIIVTFFSPSGYEVRKNNTVADVTLYLPLDNKANAKKFIRLAHPELAFFIKYEFWLNYLKELETNKIPTYLISGIFRDNQMFFKWYGGFYRKALKAFSYFFVQNEKSKEKIESIGFQNVIVSGDTRFDRVNAILERDNSLDFIESFKNNKPTIVIGSSWPKDEALLTEYINQASENVKFIIAPHNIKQDQISNLKTQLTKSTVLFSEKSNAGNLSDYNVFIIDTVGLLTKIYSYGTIAYVGGGFGNPGVHNILEPATFGLPIVIGPNYSHFAEAIQLVNLGGCITISNNAELKDSLDHLLNDQSFLSEKSRICKSYIQDNTGATNIILRMVSEAI; this is encoded by the coding sequence ATGCTTTTTCTATATAATTTAGTTATTTCTATTGCGGGGTTTTTTCTGAAAATTGTAGCTCTTTTTAGTCCGAAAATTAAACTTTTTGTTGAAGGCAGAAAAAATGTTTTCAACATTCTGGAAGAAAAAATCAAACCTTCAGATAAGACAATCTGGTTTCACTCAGCATCACTTGGAGAATATGAACAAGGGCTTCCTGTTATAGAAAAGATCAAAGAAAAATACCCCTCTCATAAAATCATTGTAACCTTTTTTTCCCCTTCCGGATACGAAGTGCGTAAAAATAACACAGTTGCAGACGTTACACTTTATCTACCTTTGGACAATAAAGCAAATGCAAAAAAATTCATTAGGCTAGCTCATCCTGAATTAGCATTCTTTATTAAGTACGAATTTTGGCTAAACTATTTAAAGGAATTAGAAACAAATAAAATCCCTACTTATTTAATTTCAGGAATTTTCAGAGACAATCAAATGTTCTTTAAATGGTATGGCGGTTTCTATCGTAAAGCCCTAAAAGCTTTCTCCTATTTTTTTGTTCAGAATGAAAAATCAAAAGAAAAAATCGAATCTATCGGATTTCAAAATGTAATTGTATCCGGAGATACTCGTTTTGATCGTGTTAACGCGATTTTGGAAAGAGACAATTCACTTGATTTTATTGAAAGTTTCAAAAACAACAAACCCACTATCGTCATAGGCAGCTCGTGGCCAAAAGACGAAGCATTATTAACGGAATATATCAATCAGGCTTCAGAAAATGTAAAATTTATTATTGCACCGCATAACATCAAGCAAGATCAGATTTCGAACTTAAAAACACAGCTCACAAAGTCTACCGTGCTTTTTTCAGAAAAAAGTAACGCCGGCAACCTATCAGATTATAATGTATTCATCATTGACACCGTTGGCTTATTAACCAAAATTTACAGTTACGGAACAATCGCTTACGTGGGAGGCGGTTTTGGAAATCCCGGCGTTCATAATATATTAGAACCCGCAACATTTGGGCTTCCTATCGTAATTGGCCCTAATTATTCACATTTTGCAGAAGCCATTCAATTAGTTAATCTTGGCGGATGCATTACAATCTCTAACAACGCAGAATTAAAAGATAGTCTTGATCATTTATTAAATGATCAAAGTTTTCTCAGCGAAAAAAGCAGAATTTGCAAATCCTACATTCAGGATAATACAGGAGCCACAAATATCATACTGAGGATGGTCTCTGAAGCGATTTAA
- a CDS encoding DUF1508 domain-containing protein, translated as MGAFVISRRFNDEYKFVFTSRKGKVIFTSLSYELKFEGEEDIEKFKANIDQAKFLKFKGSGGKYFFKLMLGEVHFATSRKYTTELLLQKGIKEIVTYAAKSEVLDFSSNESIFEDEEEMVGDEID; from the coding sequence ATGGGTGCATTCGTTATTAGCAGGCGATTTAATGATGAATATAAATTTGTTTTCACTTCCAGGAAAGGGAAAGTGATTTTTACGAGTTTGAGTTATGAATTGAAATTTGAAGGGGAGGAGGATATTGAAAAGTTTAAGGCAAATATAGATCAGGCTAAGTTTTTGAAGTTTAAAGGTTCTGGCGGAAAGTATTTTTTTAAATTAATGTTGGGAGAGGTTCATTTTGCGACAAGTCGAAAGTATACAACGGAGTTGCTTTTGCAAAAGGGAATTAAGGAGATAGTTACTTATGCGGCTAAGTCTGAGGTTTTGGATTTCTCGTCGAATGAATCGATTTTTGAAGATGAGGAGGAAATGGTAGGGGATGAAATAGATTAG
- the galE gene encoding UDP-glucose 4-epimerase GalE: protein MKVLVTGGLGFIGSHTVVELQNEGYEVVIIDNLSNSTEDVLKGITAITGKTPLFEKLDLREKSSVRDFFKKHNDVTGVIHFAASKAVGESVEQPLLYYENNISSLVYLLQELQQKPEASFIFSSSCTVYGQAEKMPITEDAPVQAAMSPYGNTKQIGEEIITDTAKVTNIRAILLRYFNPVGAHATTEIGELPIGVPQNLVPFITQTGVGLRQELSVFGNDYPTPDGTAVRDYIHVVDLAKAHVIALQRLLNKKNLSKVETFNLGTGKGSSVLEVINSFEKVSDKKLPYKIMPRREGDITEAYANTDKANNVLGWKAELSLDEAMASAWKWEQKVRNK from the coding sequence ATGAAAGTATTAGTAACAGGAGGATTAGGATTTATTGGTTCTCACACTGTAGTCGAATTGCAAAATGAAGGCTATGAAGTGGTGATAATCGATAATCTTTCAAATTCTACAGAAGATGTTTTAAAAGGAATTACAGCGATTACAGGCAAAACACCTTTATTCGAAAAATTAGATTTAAGAGAAAAATCGTCCGTTCGGGATTTCTTTAAAAAACATAACGATGTTACAGGAGTAATTCATTTTGCAGCTTCAAAAGCAGTTGGAGAGAGCGTTGAACAGCCATTGTTGTATTATGAAAACAACATTAGCAGTTTGGTATATCTTTTACAGGAACTACAGCAAAAACCAGAAGCAAGTTTTATTTTCAGTTCATCCTGTACCGTTTACGGTCAGGCTGAAAAAATGCCAATTACAGAGGATGCTCCGGTTCAGGCAGCAATGTCTCCTTATGGAAATACTAAGCAAATTGGAGAAGAAATTATTACAGATACTGCTAAAGTAACTAATATTAGAGCAATTCTATTGCGTTATTTTAATCCGGTAGGGGCACATGCAACTACAGAAATTGGAGAATTACCAATAGGTGTTCCTCAGAATTTAGTTCCTTTTATTACGCAAACCGGAGTAGGATTGCGTCAGGAATTATCTGTATTTGGAAATGATTACCCAACACCAGACGGAACAGCAGTGCGTGATTATATTCATGTGGTAGATTTGGCAAAAGCACACGTTATTGCGCTACAGCGTTTATTAAATAAGAAGAATTTATCAAAAGTTGAAACTTTCAATTTAGGTACCGGAAAAGGAAGTTCAGTACTTGAAGTGATTAATAGCTTCGAAAAAGTTAGTGATAAAAAATTACCTTATAAGATTATGCCGCGTCGTGAGGGTGATATTACCGAGGCTTATGCAAATACAGATAAAGCAAATAATGTTTTAGGATGGAAAGCGGAGCTAAGTTTAGACGAAGCTATGGCGAGCGCCTGGAAATGGGAACAAAAAGTAAGGAATAAATAA
- the folK gene encoding 2-amino-4-hydroxy-6-hydroxymethyldihydropteridine diphosphokinase yields the protein MKSQHQVVLSIGSNQGNRLANIESCIALIHQEVGTVIRVSRLYETPAWGFESDAFYNCALLLHSTSSAQKILNQVLKVEKQLGRIRLNQEGYQSRLIDVDLIAFDSEIIDSEKLQIPHPLMQNRNFVLLPMQDLKLDWEHPILQKTVSELITISPDESVCTVVQSLRNPLREIALEKFNYIAFEGNIGAGKTTLVHKIAEDFNAKPVLEGFADNPFLPKFYKDQNRYAFPLEMSFLADRYQQLSDDLKQFDLFKDFIVADYHIFKSLIFSKITLGEDEYRLYRNLFDIIYKEMPKPDLYIYLYQNTERLLQNIKKRGRSYEQNIEAGYLDKINNGYLDYIKSQTDLNVLIIDVSDRDFVKKHEDYLFILNEIQKKLN from the coding sequence ATGAAGTCACAGCATCAAGTCGTTTTATCTATAGGGAGTAATCAGGGAAACAGGTTAGCAAATATCGAAAGTTGTATTGCTTTAATACATCAGGAAGTAGGTACGGTAATCAGGGTGTCCAGACTATACGAAACACCAGCCTGGGGATTTGAAAGTGATGCTTTTTATAATTGCGCACTGCTTTTGCATAGTACTTCATCAGCACAAAAAATACTGAATCAGGTTTTAAAAGTTGAAAAACAATTGGGCAGAATCAGACTCAATCAGGAAGGATATCAATCCCGACTAATTGATGTTGATTTGATTGCTTTTGATAGTGAAATTATTGATTCGGAAAAACTTCAGATTCCGCATCCCTTAATGCAAAACAGGAATTTTGTTTTATTGCCCATGCAGGATTTAAAACTTGATTGGGAACATCCTATTTTACAAAAAACGGTTTCAGAATTAATTACCATTAGCCCGGATGAAAGTGTTTGTACTGTTGTTCAGAGTTTAAGGAATCCTTTGAGAGAAATTGCATTAGAGAAATTTAATTATATTGCTTTTGAGGGAAATATTGGGGCAGGAAAAACTACTTTGGTACATAAAATAGCAGAAGATTTTAATGCCAAACCAGTTTTGGAAGGATTTGCAGATAATCCGTTTTTGCCCAAGTTTTATAAAGATCAAAATCGTTATGCTTTTCCTCTTGAGATGTCTTTTTTGGCAGATCGTTATCAGCAATTATCAGATGATTTAAAGCAATTTGATTTGTTTAAAGATTTTATTGTTGCGGATTATCATATTTTTAAATCTTTGATTTTTTCAAAAATAACACTTGGAGAAGATGAATATCGATTGTACCGAAATTTATTCGATATCATTTATAAGGAAATGCCAAAACCCGATTTGTATATTTATCTGTATCAAAATACAGAGCGTCTGCTTCAGAATATTAAAAAGCGAGGCAGAAGTTACGAGCAAAATATAGAGGCGGGTTATCTCGATAAAATCAACAATGGTTATTTGGATTATATTAAATCTCAAACAGATCTCAATGTTTTAATCATAGATGTATCAGATCGTGATTTTGTAAAAAAACACGAAGATTATCTTTTTATCTTGAATGAAATTCAGAAGAAATTGAATTAG
- a CDS encoding DUF1573 domain-containing protein yields MKKIILFVMLAVVGITASNAQSAKKAKVAKIEGAGMAFETETIDYGTIAHNADGKREFVFVNNGTKPLIITNTQGSCGCTVPTTPKEPIAPGAKGIIGVKYATDRVGAFTKTVTVTSNAEGQPTKVLTIKGTVLPDPVKS; encoded by the coding sequence ATGAAAAAAATAATTTTATTTGTTATGCTAGCTGTAGTTGGAATTACAGCTTCTAATGCACAAAGCGCTAAAAAAGCTAAAGTTGCTAAAATCGAAGGTGCAGGAATGGCTTTTGAAACTGAAACTATTGACTACGGAACTATCGCTCATAATGCTGATGGTAAACGTGAGTTTGTTTTTGTAAACAACGGAACTAAACCATTAATCATTACAAACACACAAGGATCTTGCGGTTGTACTGTACCAACTACACCAAAAGAACCAATCGCTCCGGGTGCAAAAGGTATTATTGGAGTAAAATATGCTACTGACAGAGTTGGTGCTTTTACTAAAACTGTAACTGTTACTTCTAATGCAGAAGGACAACCAACAAAAGTACTTACAATTAAAGGTACTGTTTTACCAGATCCTGTAAAAAGTTAA